The DNA window TCCTCCGAGCCGCGGCTGGTGACATCATCGATGTCCGGAGCGCCGGCTCGAAGCCCGCCGGTTACGTGCATCCCCTTGCGGTGAAGGCGATGGCCGAGATCGGCATCGATCTCGCCAGCCATCGCTCGAAGCACCTCGATGAATTCCTTTCCCGCGACATCCACACCGTCATCACGGTCTGCGGGAATGCCGACCAGGCCTGCCCGATCTTCCCCGGCCAGATGCAGCGGCATCACTGGAACTTCGACGATCCCGCGCACGCCACCGGGACCGAGGACGAGCAGATGGCCGTCTTCCGCCGCGTGCGGGACGAGATCCGGAAGGTCTTCGAGGCGTATGCCGCCGGGCTGAGGTTTGGGAAACCATAGCGGACGCATGCCGCGACATCCGTGCTTTGTTGCTGGTGGGGAGGCGGTGCACCCGTTAGAGAATGCGGAGTCATGGATTTGACCGCTCCCCCTTCCGGTCGTGCTCGGCTGCTGGCCTTTGATGGCGGCGGGATCCGCGGGTTGTTTTCGCTGGAGATCGCCCGGCGGATGGAAGTGCTGTTGCGGGAGCGGCACGGGCGGCCGGACATGGTGCTGGCGGACCATTTCCACTACATGGGCGGCACGAGCACGGGGGCGATCATCGCCACCTTCCTGTCGTGGGGCCTACCGGTGGACGAGGTGCTGCGCCTCTACCGCGAGAATGCCCGCGTGATGTTCACGAAGGCCGGGCTGAGCAGCATCCACAAGCACCGCTTCGCCGGTCAGCCGATCTCGGATTTCCTGAAGAATTTCTTCGTCGAAAGCGACGGTACTCCCTCGACGCTCGGTACTGCGCAGCTCCGCACGCTGCTGCTGGTGGTGACACGGAATGCCTCCACCGGATCGCCGTGGCCGATTTCGAACAACCCGCAGGCGCTCTACAACGACCGCTCGCAGCCGGGCTGCAATCTCGACCTGCCGCTGTGGCAGATCGTGCGTGCGAGCACTGCCGCGCCGACCTTCTTCCCGCCGGAGGTGATCGAGATCGCCGACCGCCAGAGCGGTGAGCCGAGGAAGCAGGTCTTCGCCTTCGAGGACGGCGGCGTCACGCCCTTCAACAATCCCGCGTATCTACTCTACACCATGGCCACGCTGCCGGAGTATCGCCTGCAGTGGCCGGATAGAAAGGAGCGCATGAGCCTTGTCTCCATCGGCACGGGACGGGTGAAGACGGGGCGGGGCTCGCGGCTCGATGAGAATCTGCTCGGTCAGGCGAAGTCCGTTCCGGCAGCGCTCATCGGCTCCGCGCAGTGGATGCAGGACCTGCTCTGCCGGCAGCACGGCGAGTGCCGCCATGGCGAGCCACTGGACAGCGAGATCGGCGATCTGGTCCGGGAGAATCCGCGCGCGGCATTCCTCTACGCGCGCTATGACCGCAGCATCGGCGACGCCGACATGGAGGCCGCGCTGAAGGTGAGCAAGAAGGGCTTCACCCTGGATAATATCGAGCTGATGGACTTCCTCGGCGAGATGGGCCGGGCGTATGCGGAGCGGTCGGTGAAGCTGGAGCACTTTGATTGAGATTGAGGAGATGGAAGACCGTGGATCGCAGATGGCAGGTGATGGGGTTCCGGCGTTTCGCCGCGTGTGGATCGTGGGCTTCGCCGGGCACCGGCGGCTGGTTGAGCCGGCGGCGGTGAAGGCGGCTATCGTCACGGCGCTGCGGGAATTCCGCGATGGCGTGGAGGGCGAGCTGACCGGCCGCGCCAGTGCGGCTGCGGGAGCGGACCTGCTTTTCCTGGAGGCCTGCCGCGAGCTCGGGCTGGCCTACAGCGTGGTGCTGCCATTCCCCGAAGAGCGATTCCAGGAGGACTTCGATGATGATGCGGAGTGGGCCAGGGCGAGGACTCTCATCGATGGCGCGGCCAATGTGGAGATCGTCCCCGGAAATGAAGTCGCCCCCGAGGCCTACCACCTCGCCGCGCGCGAGATCCTCGACGTGTGCGATGCGATGCTCTTCCTCTGGGACGGCCAGCCCGCGCGCGGCATCGGCGGCACGGCGGAAAGCGTGGGCGAGGTGCGCGAGCGCGGCCTGCCCCACCGCATCATCGAGGCGGAGACGGCGCGCATGGGACCGCTGGTGAGCCAGGTGCCGCTGCCTTGGCGGGACGATGTGATCGCGCGCCTGCCCGCCGTGCCGGGCGTGGATCGCTTGTTCACGGAGCTGGATCGACGTGCCGTCCGCGGCGCGCCGAGGTCGCGCTGGTTTGCCGCCGGATCGATCTCGCTGAACCAGTGCGCGACGGTCATTGCCGGGGTGCTCGCCGTTTTCGGGCCGGGGGCCGACCTCGCCGCGGTGGTGAAATTCGGCATCGTCGTCCTCGCCGCGTGCCTGCCGTGGGTGGGGGCCCGCCTGCGGATCAATAACCAGTGGGTGGACGACCGCCTGCGCGCGGAGATGCTGCGCTCGCTCTCCGCCTCACATGCCTTCGCGCCGCCGCTGCGTCCCTTCGCCGCGGAGCTGCTGCATGACGACGCGGCCTTCCTGCGCAGCGCGGCGTGGCAGATGATCGGCCAGCGCCGCCCGTGGCAGGAGGAGCGAGACCGCTACCTGAGGCAGCGGCTCGATGGCCAGATCGGCTACCTCGCCTCAAAGGGCGAGCACGCGGCAC is part of the Luteolibacter flavescens genome and encodes:
- a CDS encoding arsenate reductase ArsC, with the translated sequence MKPTVLILCTGNSCRSHLAEGILRAAAGDIIDVRSAGSKPAGYVHPLAVKAMAEIGIDLASHRSKHLDEFLSRDIHTVITVCGNADQACPIFPGQMQRHHWNFDDPAHATGTEDEQMAVFRRVRDEIRKVFEAYAAGLRFGKP
- a CDS encoding patatin-like phospholipase family protein; this encodes MDLTAPPSGRARLLAFDGGGIRGLFSLEIARRMEVLLRERHGRPDMVLADHFHYMGGTSTGAIIATFLSWGLPVDEVLRLYRENARVMFTKAGLSSIHKHRFAGQPISDFLKNFFVESDGTPSTLGTAQLRTLLLVVTRNASTGSPWPISNNPQALYNDRSQPGCNLDLPLWQIVRASTAAPTFFPPEVIEIADRQSGEPRKQVFAFEDGGVTPFNNPAYLLYTMATLPEYRLQWPDRKERMSLVSIGTGRVKTGRGSRLDENLLGQAKSVPAALIGSAQWMQDLLCRQHGECRHGEPLDSEIGDLVRENPRAAFLYARYDRSIGDADMEAALKVSKKGFTLDNIELMDFLGEMGRAYAERSVKLEHFD